In uncultured Cohaesibacter sp., a genomic segment contains:
- a CDS encoding NAD+ synthase, protein MTERLVFSLAQLNPHLGDIAGNAEMARAAHKKATEQGADCLVLSELFMSGYPPEDLVLKPAFQTACREQVEELAALTEGEAPAILIGTPWPEGERVYNAVCLLDNGEVQAVRYKADLPNYGVFDEKRVFDAGPMPGPINLRGVAVGVPICEDIWDIEVCECLAETGAEMLVVPNGSPFNLDKWEVRQQVAIQRVIETELPLVYLNQVGGQDELVFDGASFALNGDRSLAMQMVGFAEDQQLLVAERIDGKWKLSGPIEPVMDRDASAWSACMLGLRDYVNKNRFPGVVLGLSGGIDSAICAALAVDALGAERVHCVMLPYRYTSDESLKDAADCAKALGVRYDIVDIVKPVEGFSDALSGLFEGTDAGITEENLQSRARGTILMAISNKFGNMVVTTGNKSEMSVGYATLYGDMNGGFNPIKDLYKMAVYHLAAWRNENRPDGALGPVGEVIPANIISKAPTAELRENQTDQDSLPEYPVLDDILECLVEKEMGIDEIVERGHGAELVRRIEHLLYIAEYKRRQSAPGVKLSDKNFGRDRRYPITNGFRDRG, encoded by the coding sequence GTGACCGAAAGACTCGTTTTCAGCCTTGCTCAACTCAACCCCCATCTGGGGGATATTGCGGGTAACGCCGAAATGGCCCGCGCAGCGCACAAGAAGGCGACCGAACAGGGGGCCGATTGTCTGGTGCTGAGCGAATTGTTCATGTCCGGCTATCCGCCAGAAGATCTGGTTCTCAAACCTGCCTTCCAGACTGCATGCCGCGAACAGGTCGAAGAGCTGGCCGCGCTGACCGAAGGGGAGGCGCCTGCCATTCTGATCGGCACGCCATGGCCGGAAGGAGAACGGGTTTATAATGCGGTCTGCCTTCTCGATAATGGCGAAGTTCAGGCCGTGCGCTACAAGGCGGATCTGCCCAATTATGGCGTTTTCGATGAGAAGCGTGTCTTTGATGCCGGTCCGATGCCCGGCCCGATCAATCTGCGCGGTGTAGCCGTCGGGGTGCCCATTTGCGAGGATATCTGGGATATCGAGGTTTGCGAATGTCTGGCCGAGACGGGGGCCGAGATGCTGGTGGTGCCAAATGGCTCGCCCTTCAATCTGGATAAATGGGAAGTGCGCCAGCAGGTTGCCATTCAGCGGGTGATCGAAACCGAATTGCCGCTGGTCTATCTCAATCAGGTTGGCGGGCAGGACGAACTGGTTTTTGATGGTGCTTCCTTTGCGCTGAACGGAGATCGCTCACTCGCGATGCAGATGGTTGGCTTTGCCGAGGATCAGCAGTTGCTTGTTGCCGAGCGTATCGATGGCAAATGGAAGCTGTCCGGCCCCATCGAGCCGGTGATGGACCGCGATGCCAGCGCCTGGTCGGCCTGCATGCTGGGCCTGCGGGACTATGTCAACAAGAACCGTTTCCCCGGCGTGGTGCTCGGCCTTTCAGGCGGCATCGATTCTGCCATCTGCGCGGCGCTTGCCGTCGATGCGCTGGGGGCGGAGCGGGTTCATTGCGTGATGCTGCCCTATCGTTACACCTCCGATGAGAGCCTCAAGGATGCGGCCGATTGTGCCAAGGCTCTGGGCGTGCGCTATGATATCGTCGATATCGTCAAGCCGGTCGAAGGCTTTTCAGACGCCTTGTCGGGCCTGTTCGAGGGGACCGATGCGGGGATTACGGAAGAGAATCTGCAGTCTCGCGCGCGCGGTACGATCCTGATGGCGATTTCCAACAAGTTCGGCAATATGGTCGTCACCACCGGCAACAAGTCCGAGATGTCTGTCGGCTATGCCACGCTCTATGGCGACATGAATGGCGGTTTCAATCCGATCAAGGATCTCTACAAGATGGCGGTCTACCATCTGGCCGCATGGCGCAATGAAAACAGGCCCGATGGCGCGTTGGGACCGGTTGGTGAGGTCATCCCCGCCAACATCATTTCCAAGGCACCGACCGCCGAGCTGCGCGAGAATCAGACCGATCAGGACAGTCTGCCCGAATATCCGGTTCTGGATGACATTCTCGAATGCCTTGTCGAGAAGGAAATGGGCATCGACGAGATTGTCGAGCGGGGGCATGGAGCCGAACTGGTCCGCCGTATCGAGCATCTGCTCTATATCGCGGAATATAAGCGCCGCCAGTCGGCTCCGGGCGTCAAGCTCAGCGACAAGAATTTCGGCCGTGATCGGCGCTATCCAATTACCAACGGGTTCCGTGACCGGGGCTGA
- a CDS encoding 3-deoxy-7-phosphoheptulonate synthase class II: MSKTWTPDSWRSKPIQQVPDYPDADAVKAVEGTLATYPPLVFAGEARKLRKQLARVAEGEGFLLQGGDCAEAFVEHHPDNIRDFFRVFLQMAAVLTFAAASPVVKVGRIAGQFAKPRSSPTETVDGVELPSYRGDIINETDFTSEARIPDPQRMIMAYRQSAATLNLLRAFAQGGYANLDHVHQWTMDFLKDSPQGPRYRELADRITEAMAFMRACGVEPAKTEALRSTDFYTSHEALLLGYEQAFTRIDSTTGMHYATSGHMLWIGDRTRQLDHAHVEFFRGIENPIGLKCGPSMSPDELLRLIDVLNPENEAGRLTLITRFGADKVFDHLPSLVKAVKREGHKVLWSCDPMHGNVVKAANGYKTRPFERILKEVESFFAVHRSEGTYPGGVHVEMTGKNVTECTGGAHAISEDDLSDRYHTVCDPRLNADQSLELAFLIADNIKKHRESHKVSEISAY; this comes from the coding sequence ATGAGCAAGACCTGGACACCGGACAGCTGGCGATCAAAACCGATCCAGCAGGTGCCGGATTATCCCGATGCCGATGCAGTCAAAGCTGTTGAAGGCACGCTTGCCACTTATCCGCCTCTGGTCTTTGCTGGCGAGGCGCGCAAATTGCGTAAGCAGTTGGCGCGGGTTGCTGAGGGAGAGGGCTTCCTGCTTCAGGGCGGCGATTGCGCTGAAGCATTCGTGGAGCATCATCCTGACAATATTCGCGATTTCTTCCGTGTGTTCCTGCAAATGGCAGCCGTGCTGACCTTTGCCGCCGCTTCTCCGGTGGTCAAGGTGGGCCGTATTGCTGGTCAGTTCGCCAAGCCGCGTTCCTCGCCGACAGAGACTGTTGACGGTGTGGAACTGCCAAGCTATCGCGGCGACATCATCAATGAAACCGACTTTACCAGCGAGGCACGCATTCCCGATCCGCAGCGCATGATCATGGCTTATCGCCAGTCGGCAGCAACGCTGAACCTGCTGCGTGCCTTCGCGCAGGGCGGTTATGCCAATCTCGATCATGTGCATCAGTGGACGATGGATTTCCTCAAGGACAGCCCGCAAGGGCCGCGCTATCGCGAGTTGGCTGATCGCATCACCGAGGCCATGGCCTTCATGCGCGCCTGCGGTGTGGAGCCTGCCAAGACCGAAGCCCTGCGCTCGACGGATTTCTACACCAGCCACGAAGCGCTGTTGCTTGGCTATGAACAGGCCTTTACGCGCATCGATTCCACCACTGGCATGCATTATGCCACCTCGGGCCACATGCTCTGGATCGGGGACCGCACCCGGCAGCTTGATCATGCCCATGTGGAATTTTTCCGCGGCATCGAAAATCCGATTGGTCTCAAATGCGGGCCGAGCATGAGCCCTGACGAATTGCTGCGGCTGATCGACGTGCTCAATCCGGAGAATGAAGCCGGTCGTCTGACGCTCATCACGCGGTTTGGTGCCGACAAGGTGTTTGATCATCTGCCAAGTCTGGTCAAGGCCGTGAAACGCGAGGGTCACAAGGTGCTGTGGTCCTGCGATCCGATGCATGGCAATGTGGTCAAGGCCGCCAACGGCTACAAGACCCGCCCGTTCGAGCGCATCCTGAAAGAAGTCGAGAGCTTCTTTGCGGTGCATCGCTCAGAAGGTACCTATCCGGGTGGTGTGCATGTGGAAATGACGGGCAAGAATGTCACCGAATGCACCGGCGGGGCGCATGCGATTTCCGAGGATGATCTTTCTGATCGCTATCACACCGTTTGCGATCCGCGCCTCAATGCGGATCAGTCGCTGGAGCTTGCTTTCCTGATTGCCGACAATATCAAGAAGCATCGCGAGAGCCACAAGGTCAGCGAGATTTCGGCCTATTGA
- the der gene encoding ribosome biogenesis GTPase Der, with translation MKLNVAIVGRPNVGKSTLFNRLVGKKLALVDDRPGVTRDRREGDAQLGDLHINIIDTAGLEVAEEDALETRMRLQTEGAISMADVVLFMMDARAGITPMDEHFAAMVRKAGKPTVLLANKSEGKSSDAGYYEAFSLGLGEPLPLSAEHGIGMADLYEQLVKYDDAKKAALGLDEDDDFEAALADDDGPLIDVDIEDGESETPLYDPTKPLRVAIVGRPNAGKSTMINNLLGEDRLLTGPEAGITRDSISVNWEFRDRKFKLFDTAGMRRKARVQEKLEKLSVSDALRSIQFAEVVIVTLDVTKPFEKQDLQIADLVGREGRAIVIALNKWDLVENPQEMMADLREKATRLLPQMRDVPLIPVSGLTGKNLDRLMKAVLDIYEVWNRRVSTSRLNRWLNGATQGHPPPAVGGRRIKVRYVTQIKARPPTFVVMCSRPEDLPDSYQRYLLNDLRETFDIPAVPVRMLMRKGDNPYAAKAAKRKIY, from the coding sequence ATGAAACTGAATGTAGCCATTGTGGGCCGCCCCAATGTGGGCAAATCCACCCTGTTCAACCGCCTGGTTGGCAAGAAGCTGGCGCTCGTCGATGACCGCCCGGGGGTGACCCGTGACCGGCGCGAAGGTGATGCGCAGCTTGGCGATCTGCATATCAACATTATCGACACGGCCGGTCTGGAAGTGGCCGAGGAAGATGCGCTGGAAACGCGCATGCGGTTGCAGACCGAAGGGGCGATCAGCATGGCCGATGTCGTGCTGTTCATGATGGATGCCCGCGCCGGTATCACGCCGATGGACGAGCATTTTGCTGCCATGGTGCGCAAGGCTGGCAAGCCGACCGTGTTGCTGGCCAACAAGTCGGAAGGCAAATCTTCCGATGCCGGTTACTACGAAGCCTTTTCGCTGGGGCTTGGGGAGCCTTTGCCGCTTTCTGCCGAACATGGCATCGGCATGGCTGATCTCTATGAGCAACTGGTCAAATATGATGATGCGAAAAAGGCCGCGCTCGGGCTTGATGAGGACGATGATTTCGAGGCCGCACTGGCCGACGATGACGGTCCGCTGATTGACGTCGATATCGAGGATGGTGAATCCGAGACCCCGCTTTATGATCCGACCAAGCCTTTGCGCGTTGCCATTGTCGGGCGTCCGAATGCGGGCAAATCGACGATGATCAACAATCTGCTTGGCGAAGACCGGTTGCTGACCGGGCCAGAGGCGGGGATTACGCGCGATTCCATCTCGGTGAACTGGGAGTTTCGGGATCGCAAATTCAAGCTGTTTGACACCGCAGGCATGCGCCGCAAGGCAAGGGTGCAGGAGAAGCTGGAAAAGCTCTCTGTTTCTGATGCGTTGCGGTCGATCCAGTTTGCCGAAGTGGTGATCGTGACGCTGGACGTGACCAAGCCGTTCGAGAAACAGGATTTGCAGATTGCTGATCTTGTCGGGCGGGAAGGCCGGGCCATCGTGATTGCCCTCAATAAATGGGATCTGGTTGAAAATCCTCAGGAAATGATGGCCGATCTGCGCGAGAAGGCAACCCGCCTGTTGCCGCAGATGCGTGATGTGCCGCTCATTCCGGTTTCCGGCTTGACGGGCAAGAATCTGGATCGGCTGATGAAGGCGGTGCTGGATATTTATGAAGTCTGGAACCGAAGGGTTTCCACCTCGCGGCTCAATCGCTGGCTCAATGGAGCCACGCAGGGCCATCCGCCTCCTGCCGTTGGCGGGCGTCGTATCAAGGTGCGTTACGTCACCCAGATCAAGGCCCGTCCGCCGACCTTTGTGGTCATGTGTTCGCGCCCCGAAGATCTGCCAGACAGTTATCAGCGATATCTGCTCAATGATCTGCGCGAAACGTTCGATATTCCGGCGGTTCCGGTGCGCATGCTGATGCGCAAGGGTGATAACCCCTATGCAGCAAAAGCAGCCAAGAGAAAGATTTACTAG
- a CDS encoding PQQ-binding-like beta-propeller repeat protein, with protein sequence MNRAATAQTGMHSLARAGKAALLLCAVMLAGCSSVTDFADDVNPFKTPEDVLPGQRQSLFDTAAETKVEDQSPVSIPGPVEFTSWSQAGGPATNNPPNVSFSGQGARIWSANAAIRGGDADARAAARPVSVGGRIAVYSPDGAVSLYNASNGGRIWNVSVRPQNEKGIALGGAVTMDSARVFASSGFSELVALDAGSGRRLWTFKLDAPARGAPVVAGDTVLAVSATNSLYAVNASDGSELWTFEGIPQGTGMLGSGAPAISGNMVLFSGTSGELVALDLKSGEMRWSDTVVQGSRRYAISGISAIAGGPVVHDGVIYASSVSGNTIALRARDGERLWNRSLGSIHAPVVAGNSVFVLDLDDRIVALNSKTGKIRWSSQLPSVRSKKMSTSWAGPVLAGSRLWATSNDGKLAAVDPKDGKILLTRDIQDPVFIAPIAVSGRLITLSGSGRLSAFN encoded by the coding sequence ATGAATAGGGCTGCAACTGCACAGACCGGGATGCACTCTTTGGCCCGAGCCGGCAAGGCGGCATTGCTGCTTTGCGCCGTTATGCTTGCGGGCTGTTCCAGCGTTACGGATTTTGCCGATGATGTGAACCCGTTTAAGACTCCTGAAGATGTCTTGCCCGGTCAGCGTCAATCGCTTTTTGATACGGCAGCTGAAACGAAGGTGGAAGATCAGTCTCCGGTTTCTATTCCCGGTCCGGTCGAATTTACCTCTTGGTCCCAGGCTGGTGGTCCGGCAACAAACAATCCGCCGAATGTGTCCTTCAGCGGGCAGGGCGCCCGGATCTGGAGCGCCAACGCGGCTATTCGTGGCGGTGACGCCGATGCGCGTGCTGCTGCGCGTCCTGTCTCGGTTGGCGGGCGTATCGCGGTCTATAGCCCCGATGGTGCCGTTTCTCTCTATAATGCTTCCAATGGCGGGCGCATATGGAATGTGTCGGTCCGGCCGCAGAATGAAAAGGGTATCGCGCTGGGCGGTGCTGTTACCATGGACAGCGCGCGCGTTTTCGCTTCTTCCGGCTTTAGTGAGCTGGTTGCGCTGGACGCCGGTTCCGGTCGTCGGCTCTGGACATTCAAGCTTGACGCGCCGGCGCGGGGGGCTCCCGTTGTGGCCGGTGATACGGTATTGGCCGTTTCGGCAACAAACTCGCTATATGCCGTCAATGCTTCCGATGGCAGTGAGCTGTGGACCTTCGAGGGTATCCCTCAAGGGACGGGCATGCTGGGGTCGGGGGCGCCTGCGATCAGCGGCAACATGGTCCTGTTCTCGGGTACGTCCGGCGAACTGGTTGCGCTTGATCTCAAGTCCGGTGAAATGCGCTGGTCCGATACGGTCGTACAGGGGTCTCGCCGGTATGCGATCTCAGGTATTTCGGCCATTGCGGGCGGACCTGTCGTTCATGACGGCGTCATCTATGCATCCAGCGTGAGCGGCAATACCATCGCTCTGCGTGCGCGTGATGGTGAACGGCTCTGGAACCGGTCGCTGGGTTCGATCCATGCGCCGGTCGTTGCGGGCAACAGTGTTTTTGTTCTGGATCTGGATGACCGGATCGTTGCCCTTAACAGCAAAACGGGCAAAATTCGCTGGTCAAGTCAGCTGCCGTCGGTTAGAAGCAAGAAAATGAGTACAAGTTGGGCCGGTCCGGTTTTGGCGGGCAGCCGCCTGTGGGCGACCTCCAACGACGGAAAGCTGGCTGCGGTTGACCCCAAGGATGGCAAGATACTGCTGACCAGAGACATACAGGATCCGGTCTTCATTGCTCCCATCGCCGTCAGTGGTCGCCTGATCACTTTGAGCGGATCGGGTCGCTTGTCTGCTTTCAATTAG
- a CDS encoding tetratricopeptide repeat protein produces MMSESDFIREVDEELRHEQIKSMWDKFGPFVIGFALLIVLGTAADKGYEYWRHKQAAESGDAFIAALSLSEEGKKDEAMAALEKIKAEGAGGYPVLAEMRIASEKAANGDIDDAIALFKDAANNPDVQPVIQSLARIRANVLMLNQGKVDEVINELTSLMDNNGFRHSARELVMLAYLQKKDYAQAMPIAERISQDAETPPEMRQRAQVYVNYIRSQFEESGSDEAKEAPNE; encoded by the coding sequence ATGATGTCTGAGTCCGATTTTATTCGTGAAGTCGATGAAGAGCTGCGCCATGAGCAAATCAAGAGTATGTGGGACAAGTTCGGTCCCTTCGTCATTGGCTTTGCTCTTCTGATCGTTTTGGGAACCGCTGCGGACAAGGGCTATGAATATTGGCGCCACAAGCAGGCCGCTGAATCCGGCGATGCCTTCATCGCTGCGCTGAGCTTGTCCGAAGAGGGCAAGAAAGACGAAGCCATGGCGGCGCTTGAAAAGATCAAGGCCGAAGGGGCTGGCGGATATCCCGTTCTTGCTGAAATGCGGATTGCTTCTGAAAAAGCTGCCAATGGCGATATTGATGATGCGATTGCGCTGTTCAAGGATGCCGCCAACAATCCCGATGTGCAGCCGGTCATTCAGAGCCTTGCTCGCATTCGCGCCAATGTGCTGATGCTCAATCAGGGCAAGGTTGATGAAGTGATCAATGAACTGACCAGCCTGATGGACAATAACGGCTTTCGCCATTCTGCCAGAGAGCTGGTGATGCTCGCTTATCTGCAAAAGAAAGACTATGCGCAGGCCATGCCGATTGCCGAGCGCATTTCGCAGGATGCCGAGACCCCGCCGGAAATGCGCCAGCGCGCTCAGGTCTATGTGAATTATATTAGGTCCCAGTTTGAAGAAAGCGGAAGCGATGAAGCCAAGGAGGCGCCCAATGAATAG
- a CDS encoding NnrU family protein, protein MQNGLYQRFGVMGYRLFHGAVALLAVGLIYVGYFEAKDGVILWYPPLWTRHLAATFMLFATILAFAGLFKGKIKQKLTSPFSIAIKTWAFAHLLANGSLADLILFGFFLFYGVSYRISLKRRISAGLVVVPEGTLKGDLFAFVLGSAFYAAMIFGLHEMLFGVSPLL, encoded by the coding sequence TTGCAGAACGGTCTCTACCAGCGGTTTGGTGTCATGGGGTATCGTCTCTTTCACGGCGCGGTGGCGCTGCTCGCCGTAGGGCTGATTTATGTGGGATATTTCGAGGCAAAGGATGGTGTCATCCTTTGGTATCCTCCGCTCTGGACCCGGCATTTGGCGGCCACTTTTATGCTTTTTGCCACGATTTTGGCCTTTGCAGGCTTGTTCAAGGGCAAGATCAAACAGAAACTCACCTCGCCATTTTCAATTGCCATCAAGACATGGGCCTTTGCCCATCTGCTCGCCAATGGCTCTCTGGCCGATCTTATCCTGTTCGGTTTCTTTCTATTCTATGGGGTCAGTTACCGAATTTCTCTCAAGAGGCGCATTTCAGCCGGGCTCGTTGTCGTTCCGGAAGGGACGCTCAAGGGCGATCTGTTCGCCTTTGTGCTGGGGAGCGCCTTCTATGCCGCGATGATTTTCGGTCTGCATGAAATGCTGTTTGGTGTCAGCCCGCTCCTTTGA
- a CDS encoding TraR/DksA C4-type zinc finger protein, which translates to MPISPKNAMELLEGKRIEITSLSEMSKEARKVVALDQQSVGRLSRMDALQGQAMARETERRRALELQKIEKAFERLESGDFGYCIECDAEIPLKRLEIDPTATLCVECAAKKEKAKKR; encoded by the coding sequence ATGCCTATTTCTCCCAAAAACGCGATGGAGTTATTGGAAGGAAAACGCATCGAGATCACCTCTTTGAGCGAGATGTCCAAAGAGGCACGCAAGGTTGTCGCTCTTGACCAGCAGAGCGTCGGGCGACTGTCACGCATGGACGCGCTGCAAGGTCAGGCGATGGCCAGGGAAACCGAACGCCGCCGGGCGCTGGAACTGCAAAAGATCGAAAAAGCCTTTGAACGCCTTGAAAGCGGCGATTTCGGCTACTGCATCGAATGCGATGCAGAGATTCCGCTCAAGCGGCTGGAGATCGACCCCACGGCAACCCTTTGCGTGGAATGCGCTGCCAAGAAGGAAAAAGCCAAAAAGAGATAG
- a CDS encoding L,D-transpeptidase yields MLARGHFIISFLKTILKAPLSRMLAASLLLTAMIGTTPGFASANDTIQIRVDLSKQTMFVSVNGWKRHTWPISSARDGFTTPAGLYRPTRMYEDYRSKEYNNASMPYSIFFYQGYAIHGTSAVKSLGSPASHGCIRLHPDNAKELYELVSVNGKDNTRVFITE; encoded by the coding sequence ATGCTGGCGCGGGGCCATTTCATTATTTCTTTCCTCAAGACCATTCTCAAGGCTCCGTTGAGCAGGATGCTCGCTGCCAGTCTTCTGTTGACAGCAATGATCGGCACCACCCCCGGCTTTGCTTCGGCAAATGACACCATCCAGATCCGGGTCGATCTGTCCAAGCAGACCATGTTTGTTTCGGTCAATGGCTGGAAACGCCACACCTGGCCGATTTCCTCTGCCAGAGATGGTTTCACGACGCCCGCAGGCCTCTATCGCCCGACCCGGATGTATGAAGATTATCGCTCGAAGGAATATAACAACGCTTCGATGCCCTACTCCATCTTCTTCTATCAAGGCTATGCAATTCACGGCACCTCGGCCGTAAAATCCCTCGGCTCGCCAGCCTCGCATGGCTGCATCCGGCTGCATCCGGACAATGCCAAGGAACTCTATGAGCTGGTCTCGGTAAATGGCAAGGACAATACCCGCGTCTTCATCACCGAATAG
- a CDS encoding DUF2000 domain-containing protein, whose protein sequence is MNNDFRLAIIVNPDMPLGLIANTASAIAIGLGAREPSLAARNLSDCMGRSIDVSSCLPVPVLQASQEAIGALLMKAIAAKKGGEAVVPFPAFARSLHAYEEYERAMPGRNLQQEPIDGLGLVGPVKWVRSLTGSLKLMR, encoded by the coding sequence ATGAATAATGATTTCCGCCTCGCCATCATCGTCAATCCGGATATGCCGCTGGGCCTGATTGCCAACACGGCCAGCGCCATTGCAATCGGTTTGGGAGCAAGAGAGCCTTCTTTGGCTGCCCGCAATCTTAGCGATTGCATGGGGCGGTCCATTGACGTCAGTTCCTGCCTTCCGGTTCCCGTCTTGCAGGCCTCGCAAGAAGCGATTGGCGCTCTGCTTATGAAGGCCATTGCGGCCAAAAAGGGTGGGGAGGCGGTGGTTCCTTTTCCTGCCTTTGCGCGCTCTCTTCATGCCTATGAAGAATATGAGCGTGCCATGCCGGGGCGCAATCTGCAGCAAGAGCCGATTGATGGGCTGGGGCTTGTGGGGCCGGTCAAATGGGTTCGATCCCTGACCGGGTCGCTCAAGCTAATGCGGTAA
- a CDS encoding Lrp/AsnC family transcriptional regulator — translation MTNSPADIRILKALQRDGRLTNQALSEEIGLSTSPCWRKVKQLEETGVIEGYTTRINRRAVGLGVLAFIRIKIDGHSEEESEEFARQVQMLDSVVACYSLAGDADFLLQVVARDLDDYADFAMDEIRRLPRIKEMQSSMVLREIKPFSGYPLKEK, via the coding sequence ATGACCAACAGTCCAGCCGACATTCGCATTCTCAAAGCGCTGCAAAGGGATGGCAGACTGACCAATCAGGCGCTGTCGGAAGAAATCGGCCTTTCCACATCGCCCTGTTGGCGCAAGGTGAAACAGCTGGAAGAAACCGGCGTAATCGAAGGCTATACGACCCGGATCAATCGCCGCGCCGTAGGGCTGGGCGTTTTGGCCTTCATCCGCATCAAGATCGACGGCCACAGCGAAGAGGAATCAGAAGAATTTGCCCGGCAAGTTCAAATGCTCGACAGCGTTGTCGCCTGCTACAGTCTGGCTGGAGATGCCGATTTCCTGTTGCAGGTCGTTGCAAGAGATCTGGATGACTATGCCGATTTTGCCATGGACGAAATCCGCCGCCTGCCCCGCATCAAGGAGATGCAGTCCTCCATGGTCTTGAGGGAAATAAAGCCCTTCAGCGGCTATCCGCTAAAGGAGAAGTGA
- a CDS encoding FkbM family methyltransferase — MASGNGFGASLKKIGRKLLAKPGKLYRRHIRKDAFTREVERWFADRGDETLRLDYPDLAKDSIVFDLGGYVGDFAAEINGKYGCKVYLFEPHPVFFQKCVDRFKDNSQIIPLNYGVSDVDGFFELSDSVDGSSFLNGEHDGKQTVRCEVRAVARVVRDLGVEQIDLMKINIEGGEFPLLEYMAQHDMLAMTRDYQIQFHKFIKGAKLRRDAIVDALSKTHDRTWCYTFVWENWKRK, encoded by the coding sequence ATGGCATCAGGGAATGGTTTTGGGGCCAGTCTTAAGAAGATCGGAAGAAAACTGCTGGCCAAGCCGGGGAAACTCTATCGGCGGCATATTCGCAAGGATGCCTTCACGCGTGAGGTGGAGCGCTGGTTCGCTGATCGAGGGGACGAAACCCTGCGGCTGGATTATCCCGATCTTGCAAAGGATTCGATTGTTTTCGATCTGGGCGGCTATGTCGGTGATTTCGCAGCCGAAATTAACGGAAAATATGGTTGCAAGGTCTATCTGTTCGAGCCTCATCCGGTGTTTTTTCAGAAATGCGTCGATCGGTTCAAGGATAACAGCCAGATCATCCCCCTCAATTATGGTGTGTCGGATGTCGATGGCTTTTTCGAGCTTTCCGATAGTGTCGATGGCTCGTCTTTCCTCAATGGCGAACATGATGGCAAGCAGACGGTGCGCTGCGAAGTGCGTGCGGTTGCCCGTGTCGTCCGGGACCTTGGGGTCGAGCAGATCGATCTGATGAAGATCAATATCGAGGGGGGCGAATTTCCCTTGCTGGAATATATGGCCCAGCATGACATGCTTGCCATGACCCGCGACTATCAGATCCAGTTTCACAAATTCATCAAGGGAGCCAAGTTGCGCCGAGATGCCATTGTGGATGCCTTGTCCAAGACCCATGACAGAACATGGTGTTACACCTTCGTCTGGGAAAATTGGAAACGGAAATAG